A DNA window from Leptotrichia sp. oral taxon 215 str. W9775 contains the following coding sequences:
- the nagE gene encoding N-acetylglucosamine-specific PTS transporter subunit IIBC: MLMKYLQKIGKSLMLPVAVLPAAAILLGIGYRLDPVGWGANSPAAAFLIKSGASILENIPILFAVGISVGMSKEKDGSAALAGLVGFLVITTLLSKESVAMLTKVDVATVPLAFAKINNAFIGIASGIIASEIFNRFHKTQLPMAFAFFSGKRLVPILTAATMLILSPVFFFVWPIVFGALIAFGESFLKLGPLGAGIFGFFNRLLIPLGLHHALNAVFWFDIAGISDIKNFLAGTGVKGVTGMYQAGFFPIMMFGLPAAAFAMYQEAKPEKKEQVASLMLAGAVTSFVTGVTEPLEFAFMFVAPLLYGVHAFLTGVSLFIASTFHWTAGFGFSAGLIDFTITSGMPMANNPFMLLVSGLGFAVVYYLLFKVLIKMFNLKTPGREDDDNEEELKIEASNTNHAEVAAVIYEALGGKDNVVSIDNCATRLRLEVKDSSLIDDKKIKKVAAGIIKPSKTDVQVIIGPLVEFVANEMKRL; the protein is encoded by the coding sequence ATGTTAATGAAGTATTTACAAAAAATTGGTAAATCACTTATGTTACCGGTTGCAGTACTGCCAGCAGCGGCAATACTTTTAGGAATTGGTTATAGACTTGATCCGGTTGGATGGGGAGCAAATAGTCCCGCAGCGGCATTCCTAATAAAATCAGGAGCTTCCATACTGGAAAATATACCTATATTGTTTGCAGTAGGAATATCAGTTGGAATGTCTAAAGAGAAGGACGGTTCTGCGGCATTGGCAGGATTAGTAGGTTTCTTAGTAATAACAACATTATTATCAAAAGAATCAGTTGCAATGTTAACAAAGGTAGATGTAGCAACAGTTCCGTTAGCTTTTGCAAAAATAAATAATGCGTTTATAGGAATAGCATCAGGAATAATCGCATCTGAAATATTTAATAGATTCCATAAAACACAGTTGCCGATGGCTTTTGCCTTCTTCAGTGGTAAGAGACTGGTACCAATATTGACAGCAGCTACAATGCTTATACTGTCACCTGTATTCTTCTTTGTATGGCCTATAGTATTTGGAGCATTAATTGCATTCGGAGAATCTTTCTTAAAATTAGGACCTTTAGGAGCAGGAATATTTGGATTCTTTAACAGACTGTTAATTCCTCTGGGATTACATCATGCATTAAATGCAGTTTTCTGGTTTGATATAGCAGGAATAAGTGATATTAAAAACTTCCTTGCAGGAACAGGAGTAAAAGGAGTAACAGGAATGTATCAGGCAGGATTCTTCCCAATTATGATGTTTGGATTACCGGCAGCTGCATTTGCAATGTATCAGGAAGCTAAACCTGAGAAAAAGGAACAAGTTGCATCATTAATGTTAGCTGGAGCTGTAACTTCATTTGTAACAGGAGTAACAGAGCCTCTTGAATTTGCATTCATGTTTGTGGCACCTTTATTATATGGAGTTCATGCATTCTTAACAGGAGTAAGCTTGTTTATAGCATCTACATTCCACTGGACAGCAGGATTTGGATTCAGTGCAGGACTTATTGATTTTACAATTACTTCAGGAATGCCAATGGCAAATAATCCATTTATGCTGTTAGTTTCAGGACTTGGATTTGCAGTAGTTTATTATCTGCTATTTAAAGTGTTAATAAAAATGTTTAATTTGAAAACACCTGGAAGAGAAGATGATGACAATGAAGAAGAATTAAAAATAGAAGCTTCAAATACAAATCATGCAGAAGTGGCTGCGGTTATATACGAAGCATTAGGTGGAAAAGATAACGTAGTTTCTATAGATAACTGTGCTACAAGATTAAGACTGGAAGTAAAAGATTCAAGTTTAATTGATGATAAAAAGATAAAAAAGGTTGCAGCAGGAATAATAAAACCTTCAAAAACAGATGTTCAGGTAATTATTGGTCCATTGGTTGAATTTGTTGCAAATGAAATGAAAAGATTATAG
- a CDS encoding type II toxin-antitoxin system RelB/DinJ family antitoxin, giving the protein MAQINLRIDDTIKKNAEQACSDMGLSLSTAITIYLKKIGSERRIPFEITADPFYSVQNMERLNQSIKNVKEGKTTLKEHELIEEE; this is encoded by the coding sequence ATGGCACAAATTAATTTGCGAATTGATGATACTATCAAGAAAAATGCAGAACAGGCATGTTCTGATATGGGACTTTCATTATCAACAGCCATAACTATCTATTTAAAAAAAATAGGTTCTGAAAGACGTATTCCATTTGAAATAACTGCAGATCCTTTTTATAGTGTTCAAAATATGGAACGTCTAAATCAGTCAATCAAAAATGTAAAAGAGGGGAAAACTACGCTTAAAGAACACGAGTTAATTGAGGAGGAATAG
- a CDS encoding DUF4091 domain-containing protein, which yields MKFYSSVHNFYRNCEMENLKKFNNNYFSNLEVIKNEEFGFFVTVDFPQESCLNISNSLDLPWWGLNRRYRLEVTSDFETVYPSLVDYSKDDYGNEIADIILSQKSKVYPEGEIPVFIQGIIPQDFSGEKVSINVKLFENNGYEKEKLIEEKTLNVDVIDYVLPENSFFLDLWQHPCSWARTYDLEYFSDEHFYVIENYLKEMKKLGQKVINLVVSDFPWAGQKCFDVKENASRLYEYNIIKVSRKNGNLILDFSHLDRYVELCCKLGIDEEINLFGLIGNWHGYDFGSPLEDYPDPIRISVYDEDTKINDYIRNKSELAEYIRLLFQHLKDKGYLSITKIIGDEPSSVEVFKKFSDFLNSCTTEKLQYKYAIHSPGFFEEYSDDLESFSINTLLLGDYYQKENPAYKKLEENSNKLTWYSCCFPKTFNVFIESPLIESRLTGLYTYLFKMKGMLRWAYGIYVEDVFSEVSYKKEKWTAGDMLFAYPGKNMKPLHSLREKNMLYGIQDFNIFRHLETKFENLNDELRNKFGIKNLIKRIDGDIDLGNYPDMDKYRKVRNEIIKEYIKKK from the coding sequence ATGAAGTTTTACAGCAGTGTACATAATTTTTACAGAAATTGTGAAATGGAAAATTTGAAAAAATTTAATAACAATTATTTTTCAAATTTAGAAGTAATAAAAAATGAAGAATTCGGTTTTTTTGTCACAGTGGATTTTCCTCAGGAATCATGTCTTAACATAAGTAACTCTCTGGACTTACCGTGGTGGGGATTAAACAGGAGATACCGTCTTGAGGTAACTTCTGACTTTGAAACTGTTTATCCAAGTCTTGTAGATTATTCAAAAGATGATTACGGAAATGAAATTGCTGATATAATTCTTTCCCAGAAAAGTAAAGTTTATCCGGAAGGAGAAATCCCTGTTTTTATTCAAGGAATTATTCCTCAGGATTTCTCAGGAGAAAAAGTTTCAATAAATGTGAAATTATTTGAAAATAATGGTTACGAAAAGGAAAAACTTATAGAAGAAAAGACTTTAAATGTAGACGTAATTGATTATGTACTACCTGAAAACAGTTTTTTCCTTGATTTGTGGCAGCATCCTTGTTCATGGGCAAGAACATATGATTTAGAATATTTTTCAGATGAACATTTCTATGTAATAGAAAACTATCTGAAAGAAATGAAAAAACTTGGTCAAAAGGTTATAAACCTTGTAGTTTCAGATTTTCCATGGGCTGGCCAGAAATGTTTCGATGTAAAGGAAAATGCTTCCCGTTTATATGAATATAATATTATAAAGGTTTCAAGAAAAAATGGTAACCTTATTCTTGATTTTTCTCATCTTGACAGATATGTTGAACTTTGCTGCAAACTGGGAATTGACGAGGAAATTAATCTATTTGGCCTTATAGGAAACTGGCATGGATATGATTTCGGATCACCTCTTGAAGATTATCCGGATCCAATAAGAATAAGCGTTTATGATGAAGATACAAAAATTAACGATTATATCAGAAATAAATCTGAACTAGCAGAGTACATCAGGCTTTTATTCCAGCATTTAAAAGATAAAGGATATCTTTCTATAACAAAAATAATAGGAGATGAACCAAGTTCAGTAGAAGTATTTAAAAAATTCTCAGATTTCTTAAATTCCTGTACAACTGAAAAATTACAATATAAATACGCTATTCATTCTCCTGGATTTTTTGAAGAATACAGCGATGACCTGGAAAGTTTTTCAATAAACACACTACTTTTAGGAGATTATTATCAGAAGGAAAATCCTGCATATAAAAAATTGGAAGAAAATTCTAATAAATTAACATGGTATTCATGCTGTTTCCCAAAAACATTCAATGTATTTATAGAAAGTCCTCTTATAGAATCAAGACTTACAGGGCTATATACATATTTATTTAAAATGAAGGGAATGTTACGTTGGGCATATGGTATCTATGTGGAAGATGTTTTCTCTGAAGTATCGTATAAAAAGGAAAAATGGACTGCCGGTGATATGCTGTTTGCATATCCTGGAAAAAATATGAAACCTCTCCACAGTTTAAGAGAGAAAAATATGCTTTATGGAATACAGGATTTCAATATTTTCAGACATTTGGAAACTAAATTTGAAAATTTAAATGATGAGTTAAGAAATAAATTTGGGATAAAAAATTTAATTAAAAGAATAGATGGAGATATAGACCTTGGAAACTATCCTGATATGGATAAATATAGAAAAGTCAGAAATGAAATTATAAAAGAATATATAAAAAAAAAGTAG
- a CDS encoding extracellular solute-binding protein has product MFNFHSGSKASKIALMLLSLGLVFLMTACQSKKEEVKEVKEEKGGKEITVMIPDWGAPTEEMLKEFKDETGISVTVLPTAWDDIKSKISIAAAGKKAAADVVEVDWSWVGEFYSAGWLDPLEIDEATKKDIPSLSYFKVKDNIYAVPYANGIRLSYLNKEMFEKAGIKEGEYPKKWDEMEAAFEKLKQNKVIEYPMLFPLNAEEIATTSFLTIAYTRNGKIFNDDDTLNKESALDILQLLRKYLDKGYINPASTSTPGIDVFRGINNAQGAFLIGPTSHITSTNDPKVSKVVGKIITIPAMAKDGPAKETITFTEAVGISAYSKNKEAAKKFIEWFSRPETQLKLNKAINNMPTRTSVIEEMVKNGTIKDPGSIIEQSKIVVSPFPNGVPKYYTKMSTEIFNIINQMGQGKLTPEAAADLMEQKVNELAKANK; this is encoded by the coding sequence ATGTTTAATTTTCACAGTGGTTCCAAAGCTTCAAAAATAGCTCTTATGCTTTTAAGTTTGGGATTAGTTTTTTTAATGACGGCATGTCAGAGTAAAAAAGAAGAAGTTAAAGAGGTAAAAGAAGAAAAAGGGGGAAAGGAAATAACAGTAATGATACCCGACTGGGGTGCACCTACTGAAGAAATGTTAAAAGAATTTAAAGATGAAACAGGAATTTCTGTTACAGTATTACCTACAGCATGGGATGATATAAAAAGTAAAATTTCTATTGCGGCGGCAGGAAAAAAAGCTGCGGCAGACGTAGTGGAAGTTGACTGGTCATGGGTTGGAGAATTTTACAGTGCAGGATGGCTTGATCCTCTTGAAATAGACGAAGCTACAAAGAAGGATATACCTTCATTATCTTATTTTAAAGTAAAAGACAATATATATGCAGTACCTTATGCTAATGGAATAAGACTTTCATATTTAAATAAAGAAATGTTTGAAAAAGCTGGAATAAAAGAAGGAGAATATCCTAAAAAATGGGATGAAATGGAAGCAGCATTTGAAAAACTTAAACAGAATAAAGTAATTGAATACCCAATGTTATTCCCTCTTAATGCGGAAGAAATAGCAACTACATCATTCCTTACTATCGCATATACTAGAAATGGAAAAATCTTCAATGATGATGATACTTTAAATAAGGAAAGTGCTTTAGATATATTACAGTTATTGAGAAAATATTTGGATAAGGGATACATAAATCCTGCAAGTACTTCTACACCTGGAATTGATGTTTTCAGAGGTATAAATAACGCCCAGGGAGCTTTTTTAATAGGGCCAACTTCTCACATTACAAGTACAAACGATCCAAAAGTTTCTAAAGTTGTAGGAAAAATAATAACTATTCCTGCAATGGCAAAAGACGGTCCTGCAAAAGAAACAATTACATTTACTGAAGCAGTGGGAATTTCAGCTTACTCTAAAAATAAAGAAGCTGCTAAAAAATTCATTGAATGGTTCTCAAGACCTGAAACTCAGTTGAAACTTAACAAAGCTATAAATAACATGCCTACAAGAACAAGTGTAATTGAAGAAATGGTTAAAAATGGAACTATTAAAGATCCAGGTTCAATAATAGAACAATCTAAAATAGTTGTTTCCCCTTTCCCTAATGGAGTACCTAAATACTACACAAAAATGAGTACAGAAATATTTAACATCATTAACCAGATGGGACAAGGAAAACTTACTCCTGAAGCCGCTGCAGATCTTATGGAACAAAAAGTAAATGAACTGGCAAAAGCTAATAAGTAA
- a CDS encoding ABC transporter substrate-binding protein, producing the protein MKKTLRFFMASLLLLTFIIGCQPKKEETKETEKTEKKEVEITVMLPDYGLPPEDMLKEFKEETGITVKTLPTSWDDIKSKVSIAAAGKKAAADIIEVDWSWIGEFQSAGWLEPLEINEDTQKDILSLDYFKVDGKYYAMPHFNDLRVAYINKEMLKKAGVETLPSKWSELENVMDQLQAKGVIKNPMLYPLGAEENATTSFITLVYTRSGEVFNKDNTLNKANALEALQMIKKYLDKGYINPETISADGGTVYKGIINGNGAFLIGPTFYITSANDPKESKVVGQISTLPIPGKEGAATKTVAFTEAMGISAYSENKEAAKKFIEWVSRPEVQFKLSKAINLTPTRTSVIQKMTDEGTIPGGPGSLIEQAKIVGSPFPNGVPKYYTKMSTEIFNIINQMAQGKLTPEQAADQMEQKVNELAKANS; encoded by the coding sequence ATGAAAAAAACTTTAAGATTTTTTATGGCTTCATTACTATTATTGACTTTTATAATAGGATGTCAACCTAAAAAAGAAGAAACAAAAGAAACTGAAAAAACAGAAAAAAAAGAAGTAGAAATTACGGTAATGCTTCCTGATTACGGTCTTCCACCTGAAGATATGTTAAAGGAATTTAAGGAAGAAACAGGAATAACTGTAAAAACTTTACCTACATCATGGGATGATATAAAAAGTAAAGTTTCAATTGCCGCGGCAGGGAAAAAAGCTGCTGCTGATATTATAGAAGTTGACTGGTCATGGATTGGAGAATTTCAAAGTGCAGGTTGGCTGGAACCTCTTGAAATAAATGAAGATACACAAAAGGACATCTTATCTCTTGATTATTTTAAAGTTGATGGTAAATATTATGCAATGCCACATTTTAATGATTTAAGAGTTGCATATATAAACAAAGAAATGCTTAAAAAAGCCGGAGTTGAAACTCTTCCTTCAAAATGGAGTGAACTTGAAAATGTAATGGATCAGCTGCAGGCTAAAGGTGTTATTAAAAATCCTATGTTATACCCTCTAGGTGCTGAAGAAAATGCGACTACTTCATTTATAACTTTAGTTTATACAAGAAGTGGAGAAGTATTTAATAAAGATAATACTTTAAATAAAGCAAATGCACTGGAAGCGTTACAGATGATAAAAAAATATCTGGATAAGGGATATATAAACCCTGAAACTATTTCTGCAGACGGTGGAACTGTATATAAAGGGATAATAAACGGAAATGGAGCATTCCTTATTGGACCGACTTTCTATATTACAAGTGCAAATGATCCTAAAGAATCAAAAGTTGTAGGTCAAATTTCTACTTTACCTATTCCAGGTAAAGAAGGAGCTGCGACTAAAACAGTTGCATTTACTGAAGCAATGGGAATTTCAGCTTATTCAGAAAATAAGGAAGCTGCTAAGAAGTTTATTGAATGGGTTTCAAGACCTGAGGTTCAATTTAAGTTAAGCAAAGCAATAAACCTTACTCCTACTAGAACAAGTGTAATTCAGAAAATGACTGATGAAGGAACAATTCCAGGAGGACCAGGATCACTTATAGAACAGGCTAAAATAGTAGGAAGTCCTTTCCCTAATGGTGTACCAAAATATTACACAAAAATGAGTACAGAAATATTTAATATTATTAATCAGATGGCACAGGGAAAACTTACTCCTGAACAGGCTGCTGACCAGATGGAACAAAAAGTAAATGAATTGGCAAAAGCTAACAGTTAA
- a CDS encoding carbohydrate ABC transporter permease, with protein sequence MRKDTKGTLLLLPCLLLLLISVILPVVLTFRYSLKYYNLTEPQNEKFIWFENYVKIFKDPHFYNALYNSVIILIMVMIIGLVFSIITGLVLNVKSKINPVLTALVIIPWAMPPIVNGIMWKFIFFPGYGFMNKILMNLHLIKSPISWTDNRYLFLLVISIVVSWRIIPFSSLVILANLQNIPESYYDTVKVFGGNKFQEFYYVTLPMLLPSIGVVLINLTTTALSIFDEVIAISGYQFEIQTLLVYNYSTTFNFLDFGYGSAISYVVMILSGIFGYFYVRNMAYEK encoded by the coding sequence ATGAGGAAAGATACAAAAGGAACGTTGTTATTATTGCCATGTTTACTATTACTGTTAATTTCAGTAATTTTACCGGTAGTTTTAACTTTTCGTTATAGCTTGAAGTACTACAATTTAACAGAACCTCAAAATGAAAAATTTATATGGTTTGAGAATTATGTAAAAATATTCAAAGATCCTCATTTTTACAATGCTTTATATAACAGTGTAATAATTTTAATAATGGTTATGATTATAGGATTGGTATTTAGTATAATTACAGGTCTTGTTTTAAATGTAAAGTCTAAAATTAATCCTGTACTGACAGCTCTGGTAATAATACCATGGGCTATGCCGCCTATCGTAAACGGAATTATGTGGAAATTTATATTTTTTCCCGGGTATGGATTTATGAACAAGATTTTAATGAATCTGCATTTAATAAAAAGTCCAATTTCGTGGACAGATAACAGATATTTATTTCTACTTGTTATTTCCATAGTTGTTTCGTGGAGGATTATTCCTTTTTCTTCGCTTGTAATATTAGCAAATCTTCAGAATATACCTGAAAGCTACTATGATACTGTAAAGGTATTCGGAGGGAATAAATTTCAGGAATTTTATTATGTGACATTACCTATGTTATTACCGTCAATAGGGGTCGTTCTTATAAATTTAACAACGACGGCACTTAGCATTTTTGATGAGGTTATAGCAATATCAGGTTATCAGTTTGAAATCCAGACTTTACTTGTTTATAATTATTCAACAACGTTTAATTTTCTGGATTTTGGATATGGAAGTGCAATATCCTATGTTGTAATGATTTTATCAGGGATATTTGGATATTTTTATGTAAGAAATATGGCTTATGAAAAGTAG
- a CDS encoding carbohydrate ABC transporter permease, which translates to MKSRKGLIMKETGKHKLIYYITVFFIIIFSVGPIFWCFLISITPEGDLLKNNLKIFPEVVTFMNYKNFLTLGSKESDVLINGLSNSMYLAVITVLIGMPLSVVTGYALARYKIKFKNLIISFILMTIVIPVFTTIIPIYSFFMEHSMLDSMLWTSVIFISAFIPLNIWIIMNYFRELPEDLWEAAAIEGANERQLFFQIGLPLAKPIVLTSSLVIFLMSWKQYIIPMLLLSSHNNKVLTLIMSEFMTRDAINYSVIAMSGIIVIIPPLLASIIFRKNLVSGLTAGSVKE; encoded by the coding sequence ATGAAAAGTAGGAAAGGATTAATTATGAAGGAAACAGGAAAGCATAAACTGATTTATTATATTACAGTATTTTTTATAATTATTTTTAGTGTAGGGCCTATTTTCTGGTGTTTTCTTATAAGTATAACTCCGGAAGGGGATCTGCTGAAAAATAATTTAAAGATTTTTCCTGAGGTAGTTACTTTTATGAATTATAAAAATTTTCTAACTTTGGGAAGTAAGGAAAGTGATGTACTTATAAATGGACTTTCAAATAGTATGTATCTGGCGGTAATTACAGTGCTTATAGGGATGCCGCTGTCTGTTGTTACAGGATATGCCCTTGCACGTTATAAGATTAAATTTAAAAATTTAATTATCAGTTTTATTCTGATGACAATAGTAATACCTGTATTTACTACTATTATCCCGATTTATTCCTTTTTTATGGAACATTCAATGCTTGATAGTATGTTATGGACATCAGTAATATTTATATCAGCATTTATTCCACTGAATATATGGATAATTATGAATTATTTCAGGGAACTTCCTGAAGATTTATGGGAAGCGGCAGCGATAGAGGGAGCTAATGAGAGGCAGCTGTTCTTTCAGATAGGATTGCCATTGGCAAAGCCGATTGTTCTTACTTCTTCACTTGTAATATTTTTAATGTCATGGAAACAGTATATTATTCCTATGCTGCTGTTATCCTCACATAATAATAAAGTATTAACTCTTATTATGTCAGAATTTATGACAAGGGATGCAATTAATTACAGTGTTATAGCAATGTCAGGAATTATTGTAATAATACCTCCGCTATTGGCAAGTATAATATTCAGAAAAAATTTAGTTTCAGGGCTGACAGCAGGTTCAGTAAAGGAATAA
- a CDS encoding B12-binding domain-containing protein produces the protein MNIYLEEIAKAIVDMDEDNIIPLIDKALEAKVLPEEIYNDGLSKGMLDVTKLFENKEYFVSEVIVCADTLNVGVNYLRNKFPAKQDAKGPKVIIGVVEGDLHEIGKNIVKIMFEAAGFKVTDMGINVKAGDIIKKTEDEIPDIICLSTMMTTTRGKMKDVVDLVNSKNFEHRPKVIIGGGSVSAKYAKEIGADGYSANAVEAVLLVKKLLGGD, from the coding sequence ATGAACATATATTTAGAAGAAATTGCTAAAGCGATAGTAGATATGGATGAAGATAATATCATACCATTAATAGATAAGGCTTTAGAGGCAAAAGTCCTTCCGGAAGAAATCTATAATGACGGGTTAAGTAAAGGTATGCTTGATGTTACAAAATTATTTGAAAATAAAGAATATTTTGTATCAGAAGTAATAGTGTGTGCAGATACATTAAATGTTGGAGTAAATTATCTGAGAAACAAGTTTCCTGCAAAACAGGATGCAAAAGGACCAAAAGTTATTATAGGAGTTGTTGAAGGGGATTTACATGAAATAGGAAAAAATATAGTAAAAATAATGTTTGAAGCTGCCGGATTTAAAGTTACTGATATGGGAATCAATGTAAAAGCAGGAGATATAATTAAAAAAACAGAAGATGAAATCCCTGATATAATCTGTCTTTCTACAATGATGACTACTACCAGGGGGAAAATGAAGGATGTAGTGGATCTTGTCAACAGTAAAAATTTTGAACATAGACCTAAAGTGATTATTGGCGGAGGAAGTGTCAGTGCAAAATATGCGAAAGAAATAGGGGCAGATGGATATTCGGCAAATGCAGTTGAAGCAGTTTTGCTTGTGAAAAAGCTCTTGGGAGGGGATTAA
- a CDS encoding uroporphyrinogen decarboxylase family protein: MDFRKMTLLEYINSENRFFFLPDMATNGLKFFGVKSYDVYTNPEMQLKLAKRMNEEFDSDFIYSFCDGAIFCETLGLELLKPDYDFPSVMSHPFRTIEDVEKAKVPDPYKDGRMPVNLKSLELIAKSIDKPLYVSIQGPFTLAVQMAGATHLLGEVIRNPKFVEKILDFATETVLEYVKAVRKAGAMYISIAEPGTVTLSPKNFKRYVVPRVNKIFDSIDCWKGMHICGDTSLFLDLMLSCHLDAVSLDQIMDYEIVAKRIPSDKVLIGNLDPIDLIGKGTVEEIEKYTKELCTKMLPYNNYLCAFGCNCLNDTPDENLRAAINTTRTFKRK, translated from the coding sequence ATGGACTTTAGAAAAATGACGTTATTAGAGTATATAAATAGCGAAAATAGATTTTTCTTTCTGCCTGATATGGCAACAAATGGATTAAAATTTTTTGGAGTAAAAAGTTATGATGTGTATACAAATCCTGAAATGCAGCTGAAGCTGGCAAAACGTATGAATGAAGAGTTTGACTCAGATTTTATATATTCATTTTGTGACGGTGCAATTTTTTGTGAGACATTAGGCCTTGAACTTTTAAAACCTGATTATGATTTTCCTAGTGTAATGAGCCATCCGTTCAGGACAATTGAAGATGTTGAAAAAGCAAAAGTACCAGATCCCTATAAGGATGGGAGAATGCCTGTAAATTTAAAAAGTCTGGAATTGATTGCAAAATCCATCGACAAACCCCTTTATGTTTCTATACAGGGACCTTTTACGTTAGCGGTTCAAATGGCAGGGGCAACTCATCTTCTAGGGGAAGTAATAAGAAATCCTAAATTTGTGGAAAAAATTCTTGATTTTGCGACAGAAACTGTGCTGGAGTATGTTAAAGCTGTGCGTAAAGCCGGAGCAATGTATATTTCAATAGCGGAACCAGGAACAGTGACTCTTAGTCCTAAAAATTTTAAGCGTTATGTGGTGCCAAGGGTAAATAAGATATTTGATTCAATAGACTGCTGGAAAGGAATGCATATATGTGGAGATACTTCCTTATTTCTGGATTTAATGTTAAGCTGTCATTTGGATGCAGTAAGTCTTGATCAGATAATGGATTATGAAATAGTTGCAAAAAGAATTCCGTCAGATAAAGTTCTTATAGGAAATTTGGATCCTATTGATTTAATTGGTAAAGGTACGGTTGAAGAAATTGAAAAATATACGAAGGAACTTTGTACAAAAATGCTGCCATATAATAATTATTTGTGTGCTTTCGGGTGCAACTGCCTAAATGACACGCCTGATGAAAATTTAAGGGCTGCAATAAATACAACTAGAACTTTTAAAAGAAAATGA
- a CDS encoding ABC transporter substrate-binding protein, translating to MLKQRLVAVIILIACLFVGCQSKKTEEVKKETTEGKEITLMIPDWGAPTEEMLAEFKAETGITVKVLPTAWDDTKSKISIAAAGKKAAADVVEVDWSWVGEFQNAGWLEPLEVDEATQKDIPSISYFKVNNGIYAVPYANGLRLAYINKEMLAKAGVTEFPKTWTEMEAVFDKLKESKAIEYPMLFPLNAEEKTTTSFLTLAYTRNGKIFNDDDTLNKESALDALKLIKQFVDKGYINPASVSTPGIDTFRGINNAQGAFLIGPTSFITSSNDPKSSKVVGQITTIPVPGIDGPAKQTITFTEAVGVSAYSENKEAAKKFVEWFSRPETQLKLNKAINNTPTRTSVIEQMVKEGIIKTPGSIVEQSKIVASPFPNGVPRYYTKMSTEIFNIINQLGQGKLTPEAAADLMEQKVNELVKANK from the coding sequence ATGTTAAAACAAAGATTAGTGGCAGTAATAATTTTAATTGCCTGTCTATTTGTCGGATGTCAGTCGAAAAAAACTGAAGAAGTTAAAAAGGAAACAACGGAAGGAAAGGAAATAACATTGATGATTCCTGATTGGGGTGCACCTACAGAAGAAATGCTGGCGGAGTTTAAAGCTGAAACAGGAATTACAGTTAAGGTATTGCCTACTGCGTGGGATGATACAAAAAGTAAAATTTCAATAGCCGCGGCAGGAAAAAAAGCGGCGGCAGACGTAGTTGAAGTAGACTGGTCATGGGTTGGAGAATTCCAAAATGCCGGATGGCTTGAACCTCTTGAAGTAGATGAAGCAACACAAAAGGATATTCCGTCTATTTCATACTTTAAGGTTAATAATGGAATATATGCAGTACCTTATGCAAATGGGCTAAGATTAGCATATATAAACAAAGAAATGTTAGCAAAAGCAGGAGTTACAGAATTTCCAAAAACATGGACTGAAATGGAAGCAGTTTTTGATAAACTTAAAGAAAGCAAAGCTATAGAATATCCTATGCTATTCCCTTTAAATGCTGAAGAAAAAACAACAACTTCATTCTTAACTTTGGCATATACAAGAAATGGGAAAATTTTCAATGATGATGATACTTTAAATAAGGAAAGTGCACTTGACGCATTGAAACTTATTAAGCAATTTGTTGACAAGGGATACATTAATCCTGCAAGTGTTTCTACACCTGGAATTGATACATTCAGAGGAATAAATAATGCTCAAGGGGCATTCTTAATAGGACCAACTTCATTCATAACAAGTTCAAACGATCCAAAATCTTCTAAAGTTGTAGGACAAATAACAACAATTCCTGTTCCAGGAATAGACGGTCCGGCTAAACAGACTATTACATTTACTGAAGCGGTGGGAGTTTCTGCTTACTCAGAAAATAAAGAAGCGGCTAAGAAATTTGTAGAGTGGTTCTCAAGACCTGAAACTCAGCTGAAATTAAATAAAGCTATAAACAATACTCCTACAAGAACAAGTGTTATAGAACAAATGGTTAAGGAAGGAATTATAAAAACTCCAGGATCCATAGTAGAACAGTCTAAAATAGTTGCATCTCCTTTCCCTAACGGAGTTCCAAGATATTATACTAAAATGAGTACAGAAATATTCAATATTATAAATCAGTTAGGACAAGGAAAACTTACACCTGAAGCTGCAGCAGACCTTATGGAACAAAAAGTAAATGAACTTGTAAAAGCTAATAAATAA